The following coding sequences are from one Myxococcus stipitatus window:
- a CDS encoding glycoside hydrolase family 16 protein — protein sequence MAVGRVEARWWLLWGALTLAGCGREVEVSEPSPVASLAQAERAYDPGAGWTLAWEDEFVGTGLNAANWNVLTSNYDPVTGNCNFGTGELEFPRAQNVTVSGGKLILTAERTSDGPYDSRCAGYGPRGFYSGRIHTKGKVERRYGKLVASIKVPSGYGMWPAFWTLGANISSVGWPRAGEIDILEWHSGAPSWMKVATHWAGGDWGAGADGGASLADAFHTYEVEWTASRMVFRLDGRIHATAEYTHNEPGFQQPHYILLNLALGGNWYGNPPASAIDLPTGQRKTMEVEWVRWYQAGGGSGVSLANAGFEADMSGWSTWSPNGTEAADFSETYNGGHSGSYHLTHWNNAAPFEVWTFQTVSGLASGSYKVRAWVRKGGTFDLARIQAKTCPECSPAFTELGTYGAWTLVESPAISVTGGYLELGFHTRASTGNGANFIHMDDVELVRL from the coding sequence ATGGCCGTGGGACGAGTCGAAGCGCGGTGGTGGCTGTTGTGGGGTGCTCTGACGCTGGCGGGATGTGGTCGGGAGGTCGAGGTCTCCGAGCCCTCGCCGGTGGCGTCGCTGGCGCAGGCGGAGCGGGCGTACGACCCCGGCGCGGGGTGGACGCTGGCGTGGGAGGACGAGTTCGTGGGGACGGGCTTGAACGCGGCGAACTGGAACGTGCTCACGAGCAACTACGACCCCGTCACGGGCAACTGCAACTTCGGCACGGGGGAGTTGGAGTTCCCCCGGGCGCAGAACGTCACGGTGAGCGGAGGCAAGCTCATCCTCACCGCCGAGCGCACGTCGGACGGCCCCTACGATTCGCGGTGCGCGGGCTATGGGCCGCGCGGGTTCTATTCGGGGCGCATCCACACCAAGGGCAAGGTGGAGCGGCGGTACGGCAAGCTCGTCGCCAGCATCAAGGTGCCGTCGGGCTACGGCATGTGGCCGGCGTTCTGGACGCTGGGGGCGAACATCTCCAGCGTGGGGTGGCCGCGCGCGGGGGAGATCGACATCCTCGAGTGGCACTCGGGCGCGCCCTCGTGGATGAAGGTGGCCACGCACTGGGCCGGCGGAGACTGGGGCGCGGGCGCGGACGGGGGCGCGTCGCTGGCGGACGCGTTCCACACGTACGAAGTGGAGTGGACGGCGAGCCGCATGGTGTTCCGGCTCGACGGGAGAATCCACGCGACGGCCGAATACACGCACAACGAGCCCGGCTTCCAGCAGCCGCACTACATCCTGTTGAACCTGGCGCTGGGCGGGAACTGGTACGGCAACCCCCCGGCCTCCGCCATCGACCTGCCGACCGGGCAGCGCAAGACGATGGAGGTGGAGTGGGTGCGGTGGTACCAGGCGGGCGGGGGCTCGGGCGTCTCGCTCGCCAACGCCGGCTTCGAGGCGGACATGAGCGGTTGGTCCACCTGGAGCCCCAACGGCACCGAGGCCGCGGACTTCAGCGAGACGTACAACGGGGGGCATTCGGGCAGCTACCACCTGACGCACTGGAACAACGCCGCGCCCTTCGAGGTGTGGACGTTCCAGACGGTGTCGGGGCTGGCGTCGGGCAGCTACAAGGTCCGCGCGTGGGTGCGCAAGGGCGGCACCTTCGACCTGGCGCGCATCCAGGCGAAGACGTGCCCGGAGTGCAGCCCCGCCTTCACGGAGCTGGGGACGTATGGCGCCTGGACGCTCGTGGAGTCGCCGGCCATCTCCGTCACCGGGGGCTATCTGGAGCTGGGCTTCCACACCCGGGCCTCCACGGGCAACGGCGCCAACTTCATCCACATGGATGACGTGGAGCTCGTGCGGTTGTAG
- a CDS encoding sensor histidine kinase has protein sequence MFEATAHHRRCHGRGSAGRWLALLLLVPMLSARAQPRERGIAQFYHSRWTVKDGAPGQVSVLAQTRDGFLWMATGASLYTFDGVRFERFVAPDGLPLGSVSALLATPEGGLWMSFTHGGAAYLHEGTLKRYGEAEGLLKASLMSLALDGEGRVWAAGPFSGLNVFEGGRWTRWGPDQGIEGNRVYCVLVDRDGGTWAVAGEALVYREPGARAFRPVTQGMKWVSRMAQAPDGAIWVAEPQGHVRRVGLPGGRPHPLPARLEVESAGLLFDREGSLWVTSLGDGLRRVAWHEQLGAEPLAKDAAPVELFTERDGLSADYTWPILEDREGTLWVGTSAGVDRLRRSALVPAPFPRGAHDFALAVGGDGAVWAGTTNRPLMRLSGRVVENLELGAAVRSAYRDAEGTVWLAAENGLWRIERGRPVLVTAYPFPGDAVQVQRLVRDAEGGVWVIFVREGLWRWKDGTWRPKGDELQLTRQPRLTVMATDARGQVWLGHDAAVLRVDGARVRRWDAADGLDVGVATSLLPGRRVWLGGLHGLAYLDGERFRTFQVELAGESLRGVSGIQEMPDGSLWLHAVPGVLHVPAEEVARVLAEPGRRARAELFDFLDGLQGRPALVRPLPTMVRGPDGRLWFATSNGVVWVDPARIERNPLPPPVSIRRMRVDGATLPLGEDLVLPQGAGNLEIDYTALSLSIPERVRFRYRLEGVDEDWQDVGTRRTAYYSRLEPGRYRFRVIAANHDGVWNETGATLGFYLPPTSFQTWWFRVLCWLAALAAGWGLYRLRVRQVQAQTRRLLEERHRERVRIARELHDTLLQGVHGLVLRFQTAAEQIPADHPARVSMEKALDRADEVLVEGRDRVMDLRAATEQSEDLAAALARVGRSLMEEHGVEFRLVEEGSAVPLDAMVHDEAFHIGREALMNAFQHARARRIEAELTYDFGMLRLRVRDDGRGVDEAFLRAGGKPGHWGLSGMRERALRIGARMEIWCREGAGTEVELRVPAGRAYRGASQGAWRAWLRRLVSGVR, from the coding sequence ATGTTCGAGGCGACCGCTCATCACCGGAGATGCCACGGGCGCGGGAGCGCGGGGCGGTGGCTCGCGCTCCTGCTCCTGGTGCCCATGCTGTCCGCTCGCGCGCAGCCGCGTGAGCGCGGCATCGCGCAGTTCTACCACTCGCGCTGGACGGTGAAGGACGGGGCGCCCGGCCAGGTCTCCGTCCTGGCGCAGACGCGGGACGGCTTCTTGTGGATGGCCACGGGGGCGTCGCTCTACACGTTCGACGGGGTCCGCTTCGAGCGCTTCGTGGCGCCGGACGGGCTGCCGTTGGGCAGCGTCAGCGCGCTCCTGGCCACGCCGGAGGGCGGGCTGTGGATGTCCTTCACCCATGGCGGCGCGGCCTACCTGCATGAGGGGACGCTGAAGCGCTATGGCGAGGCCGAGGGCCTCTTGAAGGCGTCGCTCATGTCGCTCGCGTTGGATGGCGAGGGGCGGGTGTGGGCGGCCGGGCCGTTCAGCGGGCTCAACGTGTTCGAGGGCGGGCGGTGGACGCGGTGGGGGCCGGACCAGGGCATCGAGGGCAACCGCGTCTATTGCGTGCTGGTCGACCGCGACGGCGGGACGTGGGCCGTCGCTGGCGAGGCGCTCGTGTACCGGGAGCCCGGCGCCCGTGCCTTCCGCCCGGTGACCCAGGGCATGAAGTGGGTGAGCCGGATGGCCCAGGCGCCGGACGGCGCCATCTGGGTGGCCGAACCCCAAGGACACGTGCGGCGGGTCGGCCTGCCAGGAGGCCGGCCCCATCCGTTGCCAGCGCGGCTGGAGGTCGAATCCGCGGGGCTGCTGTTCGACCGCGAGGGGAGCCTGTGGGTGACCTCGCTCGGCGACGGGCTGCGGCGGGTGGCCTGGCACGAGCAACTGGGGGCCGAGCCGCTCGCGAAGGATGCCGCGCCGGTGGAACTGTTCACCGAACGCGACGGACTCAGCGCGGACTACACGTGGCCCATCCTCGAGGACCGCGAGGGCACGCTCTGGGTGGGGACGAGCGCGGGGGTGGACCGGCTGCGTCGCAGCGCGCTGGTCCCCGCGCCATTCCCCCGAGGCGCGCATGACTTCGCCCTGGCCGTGGGCGGCGACGGCGCGGTGTGGGCCGGCACGACGAACCGGCCGTTGATGCGCCTGTCGGGCCGTGTCGTGGAGAACCTCGAGCTGGGGGCGGCCGTGCGCAGCGCGTATCGCGACGCGGAGGGCACGGTGTGGCTCGCCGCGGAGAATGGCCTGTGGCGCATCGAGCGCGGGCGCCCCGTGCTCGTCACGGCCTACCCGTTCCCGGGCGACGCCGTGCAGGTCCAGCGCCTGGTGCGCGACGCCGAGGGCGGCGTATGGGTCATCTTCGTGAGGGAGGGGCTCTGGCGGTGGAAGGACGGGACATGGCGCCCTAAGGGGGACGAACTCCAGCTCACCCGCCAGCCGCGCCTCACCGTCATGGCGACGGACGCACGGGGGCAGGTCTGGCTGGGACATGACGCGGCGGTCCTCCGGGTCGACGGCGCGCGGGTGCGTCGCTGGGACGCGGCGGATGGGTTGGACGTGGGGGTCGCCACGTCGCTGCTCCCGGGGCGCCGGGTATGGCTGGGGGGCCTCCATGGGCTCGCGTATCTGGATGGCGAGCGCTTCCGGACATTCCAGGTGGAGCTCGCGGGAGAGAGCCTGCGAGGTGTCTCCGGGATACAGGAGATGCCGGACGGGAGCCTCTGGCTGCACGCCGTTCCAGGGGTGCTCCATGTCCCGGCGGAGGAGGTGGCCCGCGTTCTCGCCGAGCCCGGGCGGCGGGCCCGCGCCGAGCTCTTCGATTTCCTGGATGGACTCCAGGGGCGGCCCGCGCTGGTCCGCCCGCTGCCCACGATGGTGCGGGGCCCGGATGGGCGGCTGTGGTTCGCGACGAGCAACGGGGTGGTGTGGGTGGACCCCGCGCGCATCGAGCGCAACCCCCTGCCGCCCCCCGTCTCCATCCGCCGCATGCGGGTGGATGGCGCCACGCTCCCGCTCGGGGAGGACCTCGTCCTGCCGCAGGGGGCGGGGAACCTGGAGATCGACTACACGGCGTTGAGCCTCTCCATCCCCGAGCGGGTGCGCTTCCGCTATCGCCTGGAGGGGGTGGACGAGGACTGGCAGGACGTCGGGACGCGGCGCACGGCGTACTACTCGCGGCTGGAGCCCGGGCGCTATCGCTTCCGCGTCATCGCCGCGAACCACGATGGCGTGTGGAACGAGACCGGGGCGACGCTCGGGTTCTACCTCCCGCCCACCTCCTTCCAGACCTGGTGGTTCCGCGTCCTGTGTTGGCTGGCGGCGCTGGCCGCGGGGTGGGGGCTGTACCGGCTGCGCGTGCGGCAGGTCCAGGCCCAGACGCGCAGGCTGCTGGAGGAGCGGCACCGCGAGCGGGTGCGCATCGCGAGGGAGCTGCACGATACGTTGTTGCAGGGCGTGCACGGGCTGGTGCTGCGCTTCCAGACGGCGGCGGAGCAGATTCCCGCGGACCATCCGGCGCGCGTGTCGATGGAGAAGGCGTTGGACCGCGCCGACGAGGTCCTCGTGGAGGGACGCGACCGGGTGATGGACCTGCGCGCGGCCACCGAGCAGTCCGAGGACCTGGCCGCGGCGCTGGCCCGCGTCGGGCGGTCGCTCATGGAGGAGCACGGCGTCGAGTTCCGGCTGGTGGAGGAGGGCTCGGCCGTGCCGCTGGACGCGATGGTGCACGACGAGGCCTTCCACATCGGGCGGGAGGCGTTGATGAACGCCTTCCAGCACGCCAGGGCACGGCGCATCGAGGCCGAGCTGACGTACGACTTCGGCATGCTGCGCCTGCGCGTCCGGGATGATGGCCGGGGCGTGGACGAGGCCTTCCTCCGCGCGGGCGGCAAGCCCGGCCACTGGGGCCTGTCCGGCATGCGGGAGCGGGCCCTGCGGATTGGCGCGCGGATGGAGATCTGGTGCCGGGAGGGAGCGGGCACGGAGGTGGAGCTGCGCGTCCCCGCCGGCAGGGCCTACCGTGGCGCCTCCCAGGGAGCCTGGAGGGCGTGGCTGCGGAGGCTGGTCTCCGGGGTGCGTTGA
- a CDS encoding TlpA disulfide reductase family protein codes for MSGAWARARVAWERARRRRWVRWGVDLLLVAVVFLAVSAWQTRRHPGAGTKPPDFTLRSLTGETVSLESLGGRPVVLAFWAPWCGVCGAESSNLSQLQRLAGDSARVVSIAVAYDSEADVQRFVDNHAVDYPVLLGDDALQRAWRVDSFPTVFFLSPDGRIQRSAVGYTTLAGLSWRWWL; via the coding sequence ATGTCGGGTGCATGGGCGAGGGCGCGGGTCGCGTGGGAGCGGGCCCGACGACGCCGGTGGGTGCGCTGGGGCGTGGACCTGCTGCTCGTGGCCGTCGTGTTCCTGGCGGTGAGCGCGTGGCAGACGCGACGCCACCCCGGCGCTGGCACGAAGCCGCCGGACTTCACGCTGCGCTCGCTGACGGGCGAGACGGTGAGCCTGGAGTCCCTGGGCGGACGTCCCGTGGTGCTCGCCTTCTGGGCTCCGTGGTGTGGCGTCTGCGGCGCGGAGTCCTCCAACCTGTCCCAGCTCCAGCGGCTCGCGGGTGACTCCGCCCGCGTGGTGTCCATCGCGGTGGCGTACGACAGCGAGGCGGACGTCCAGCGCTTCGTCGACAACCACGCGGTGGACTATCCCGTCCTGCTGGGAGACGACGCGCTCCAGCGGGCCTGGCGCGTGGACAGCTTCCCCACCGTGTTCTTCCTCTCGCCCGACGGACGCATCCAGCGCTCGGCGGTGGGCTACACCACGCTCGCGGGCCTGTCCTGGCGGTGGTGGCTGTAG
- a CDS encoding HPF/RaiA family ribosome-associated protein produces the protein MRIEIRARHFSLTDTLRDYCERRARFAMGRLSDRIRDVTVRLEDINGPRGGVDKVAKVTVRLEQGRQLAVEASDTSLAAAVDRALERAGHALGRSLGRAQRIASDSVRTASWQPEDLLPTPS, from the coding sequence ATGCGAATCGAAATCCGAGCCCGTCACTTCTCCCTCACCGACACCCTGCGCGACTACTGCGAGCGCCGCGCGCGCTTCGCGATGGGGCGACTGTCGGACCGGATCCGGGACGTGACGGTGCGCTTGGAGGACATCAACGGCCCACGCGGAGGCGTGGACAAGGTGGCCAAGGTGACGGTGCGGTTGGAGCAGGGCCGGCAGCTCGCGGTGGAGGCGTCCGACACGAGCCTGGCCGCGGCGGTGGACCGGGCGCTGGAGCGCGCCGGACACGCGCTGGGCAGGTCCCTGGGGCGCGCCCAACGCATCGCCAGCGACAGCGTGAGGACGGCCTCGTGGCAACCCGAGGACCTCCTGCCCACTCCTTCATGA
- a CDS encoding M4 family metallopeptidase: MTFPYVKAILVTCLGASLTACGSLAEEAPPAAVPSVAEDVGAAAPAAPFRPHVTPRSDGHYFVRRELGRVPRVFSEKSRATGEDVRGVLDEVASALRIRGEDLVFRKQTVDEQGHRHLRFQQFHWGLPVIGSALVLHVDPRGVVYAVNGNARGGILVSTQGLIPPETAIEAAVRGSSAESATAVGPAEQVFLRPEGDEKMHLAWQVQVEGQRADMPSNDLVYVDANDGGLLAVHPRIHSALNRRVYNGNRTTTLPGTLARGEGQAAHADPVVNTNYGHLGTVYDCYKQLFGRDSIDDAGAMLVSTVHHRVNYVNAFWNGTQMVYGDGDGVNASNLANSLDVTAHELTHAVTDYTSGLIYSGESGGLNESMSDIFGAVCEWYGDGKVVSDSTWLIGDDVWTPSIPNDALRYMANPKQDGESLDCYYDYSSNVDVHYSSGISNLAFHLLSQGGRHPHRRTPTVVAGIGIEKAARIFYKANTDILIPGSSFAAAKVATEQAATELGYDAATVTSVSNAWKAVCVGAEPPPETPPNPIPDVESVPLTLAMAFTDATPRDDEVMPEEGFLPALPILVDGHVYTAAQIRDLDIFITHYLSDASTAQLNVVRGFRTTADLQAYLAITNQYPSEQPNELRQAFCNWHSEFFEHDNFQGARFTLAPGWAHSRLGGFWNDRISSIRSSWCASWTIYWEHINFSGARNWVIGGNEVASLRTGGWYTGFWPFRRWHSWNDRISSVGVFW; encoded by the coding sequence ATGACGTTTCCGTATGTGAAGGCCATCCTGGTCACCTGTCTCGGCGCCAGCCTCACGGCGTGTGGTTCCCTTGCCGAGGAAGCGCCCCCGGCCGCGGTCCCCTCGGTGGCCGAGGACGTAGGGGCGGCTGCTCCGGCGGCCCCGTTCAGGCCACACGTCACCCCCAGGTCGGACGGCCATTACTTCGTCCGCCGGGAGCTCGGCCGCGTGCCGCGCGTCTTCAGCGAGAAGTCGCGGGCCACGGGGGAGGATGTCCGTGGGGTGTTGGATGAGGTGGCGTCGGCGCTCCGCATCCGGGGCGAGGACCTGGTGTTCCGCAAGCAGACCGTGGACGAGCAGGGCCACCGGCACCTGCGCTTCCAGCAGTTCCACTGGGGCTTGCCCGTCATCGGCAGCGCCCTGGTGCTCCACGTGGACCCTCGGGGAGTCGTCTACGCAGTCAACGGCAACGCACGTGGCGGCATCCTGGTTTCGACGCAAGGCCTGATACCGCCCGAGACCGCCATCGAGGCGGCGGTGCGCGGTTCGAGCGCGGAGTCCGCCACGGCCGTGGGCCCCGCGGAGCAGGTGTTCCTCCGTCCCGAGGGCGACGAGAAGATGCACCTGGCCTGGCAGGTCCAGGTCGAGGGCCAGCGCGCGGACATGCCCTCCAACGACCTGGTCTACGTGGACGCGAACGATGGCGGATTGCTCGCCGTGCATCCGCGCATCCACTCGGCGCTCAACCGCCGGGTGTACAACGGCAACAGGACGACCACGCTGCCAGGCACGCTGGCGCGAGGCGAGGGCCAGGCGGCGCACGCCGACCCGGTCGTCAACACGAACTACGGCCACCTGGGCACGGTGTACGACTGCTACAAGCAGCTGTTCGGCCGTGACTCCATCGACGACGCCGGCGCGATGCTCGTCAGCACCGTGCACCACCGCGTCAACTACGTGAACGCGTTTTGGAATGGGACCCAGATGGTGTACGGCGACGGCGACGGCGTGAACGCCAGCAACCTGGCGAACTCGCTGGACGTGACGGCGCACGAGCTGACCCACGCCGTGACCGACTACACGTCCGGGCTCATCTATTCGGGCGAGTCCGGCGGTCTGAACGAATCCATGTCGGACATCTTCGGCGCGGTCTGCGAGTGGTACGGCGACGGCAAGGTGGTCAGCGACAGCACCTGGCTCATCGGCGACGACGTCTGGACGCCGTCCATCCCGAACGACGCCCTGCGCTACATGGCGAACCCCAAGCAGGACGGCGAATCGCTCGACTGCTACTACGACTACTCCTCCAACGTGGACGTGCACTACAGCTCCGGCATCTCCAACCTCGCGTTCCACCTGCTGTCGCAGGGCGGCAGGCACCCGCACCGCAGGACGCCCACCGTGGTCGCGGGCATCGGCATCGAGAAGGCCGCGCGCATCTTCTACAAGGCCAACACGGACATCCTCATCCCCGGCTCGAGCTTCGCGGCGGCGAAGGTCGCCACCGAGCAGGCCGCCACGGAGCTGGGCTATGACGCCGCCACCGTCACCTCGGTGAGCAACGCCTGGAAGGCGGTGTGTGTCGGCGCCGAGCCGCCTCCCGAGACGCCGCCCAACCCCATCCCGGACGTGGAGTCCGTCCCGCTCACCCTGGCGATGGCCTTCACGGACGCCACGCCCAGGGACGACGAGGTCATGCCCGAGGAAGGGTTCCTGCCCGCCCTGCCCATCCTCGTCGACGGCCACGTGTACACGGCGGCGCAGATTCGCGACCTGGACATCTTCATCACCCACTACCTCTCCGATGCGAGCACGGCGCAGCTCAACGTGGTCCGTGGCTTCCGCACCACCGCGGACCTGCAGGCGTACCTGGCCATCACCAACCAGTACCCGTCGGAGCAGCCCAACGAGCTCCGGCAGGCCTTCTGCAACTGGCACTCGGAGTTCTTCGAGCATGACAACTTCCAGGGGGCTCGCTTCACGCTGGCGCCCGGATGGGCCCACTCGCGGCTCGGGGGCTTCTGGAACGACCGCATCTCGTCCATCCGCTCGTCGTGGTGCGCGTCCTGGACCATCTACTGGGAACACATCAACTTCTCCGGGGCCCGGAACTGGGTCATCGGCGGCAACGAGGTCGCCAGCCTGCGCACCGGCGGTTGGTACACGGGATTCTGGCCGTTCCGGCGCTGGCACTCGTGGAACGACCGCATCTCCTCCGTGGGCGTCTTCTGGTAG
- a CDS encoding helix-turn-helix transcriptional regulator — MRDGILRSSQVHALVRLINETHELSLEAEERSRHLLGGVCRILEADAGACVLERDFRPGGRGGFLEIVVEGWNGRAAPAFEALRRMGSDINPAIDSLRARVSAPGGIVTATRRELVEDRRWYGARYVESFLLPTGLDDSIYSSRWSGRSGEAQGIGLYRRWGARPFDDADRELLRLFHTQWGGLLAPPSLPVQGLPDAPLSPRERQTLALLLQGLGDKQIAARLGISRFTVNQYTKVLYRSFGVQSRAALLARVLGRDEQGRGQRPSHDNP, encoded by the coding sequence ATGCGAGATGGCATCCTTCGAAGTTCGCAGGTTCATGCGCTCGTTCGGCTGATCAACGAGACGCACGAGCTGTCGCTGGAGGCGGAGGAGCGCTCTCGGCACCTGCTCGGTGGGGTGTGTCGCATCCTGGAGGCGGATGCGGGGGCGTGTGTCCTGGAGCGCGACTTCAGGCCGGGAGGGCGGGGTGGGTTCCTGGAGATTGTCGTGGAGGGATGGAATGGGAGGGCGGCGCCTGCCTTCGAAGCGCTCCGGAGGATGGGGAGCGACATCAATCCCGCGATCGACTCCCTGCGGGCGCGAGTCTCGGCGCCTGGGGGCATCGTCACGGCGACTCGCAGGGAGCTGGTGGAGGATCGGCGCTGGTATGGGGCTCGCTATGTCGAGAGCTTCCTGCTCCCCACCGGGCTCGATGATTCGATCTATTCGAGCCGGTGGTCCGGGAGGTCGGGGGAGGCGCAGGGTATCGGGCTCTATCGCCGATGGGGGGCCCGCCCGTTCGATGACGCGGACAGGGAGCTGCTGCGGCTGTTCCACACCCAATGGGGCGGCCTGCTCGCGCCACCATCCCTGCCGGTGCAAGGCCTGCCCGACGCGCCGCTGTCTCCACGCGAGCGGCAGACGCTGGCGCTCCTGCTCCAGGGGCTCGGGGACAAGCAGATCGCGGCCCGGCTGGGCATCAGTCGCTTCACCGTGAATCAATATACGAAGGTGCTCTATCGGAGCTTCGGCGTGCAATCCCGGGCGGCGCTCCTGGCGCGGGTGCTCGGTCGGGACGAGCAGGGGCGAGGACAACGCCCTTCGCACGACAACCCCTGA
- a CDS encoding M57 family metalloprotease, with product MSRRTIGLALMFSGWMLGCGGDATVSTPSEEIIENLLAAGFPASEIQVAHGAVYVGGDAEVSLTASREMLQVGNDSQEHYRTINMVSADIGEIIIRPASNIPTSVRLQLTEAIANFNDLSLRFSFQLAPHPCEADPNCPPRPPYSTIDLVINPGLPTTGTTSRLPSNGNAGSRIEIGSSVGQLPANQIKHLLTHEIGHTLGLRHTDYFNRAVSCGGVATNEGVANVGAIHITGTPTGVPTDGSLMFACMASNTTGEFSGSDVTALQTLYGAP from the coding sequence ATGTCCAGGCGAACGATAGGATTGGCACTGATGTTCAGCGGTTGGATGCTCGGCTGTGGTGGCGACGCCACCGTCTCCACCCCCTCGGAGGAGATCATCGAGAATCTCCTGGCCGCCGGATTCCCGGCGAGCGAAATCCAGGTTGCCCATGGCGCCGTCTACGTCGGAGGTGACGCCGAGGTGAGCCTCACGGCCTCGCGAGAGATGCTCCAGGTTGGCAACGACAGCCAGGAACACTACCGCACCATCAACATGGTCTCGGCCGACATCGGGGAGATCATCATCCGCCCCGCGTCGAACATCCCCACGAGCGTCCGCCTCCAGCTCACGGAGGCGATCGCCAACTTCAATGACCTGTCGCTGAGGTTCTCGTTCCAGCTCGCCCCCCACCCGTGCGAGGCGGATCCCAATTGTCCGCCCCGTCCGCCCTACTCGACCATCGATCTGGTCATCAACCCCGGTCTTCCGACCACGGGGACGACGAGCCGGCTCCCTTCGAACGGCAACGCCGGGAGTCGAATCGAAATCGGGTCGTCGGTGGGGCAACTCCCCGCCAACCAGATCAAACACCTGCTGACCCATGAGATCGGGCACACGCTCGGGCTCCGACACACGGATTATTTCAACCGAGCGGTCAGCTGTGGCGGCGTCGCGACCAATGAAGGGGTCGCGAATGTCGGCGCCATCCACATCACCGGCACGCCGACCGGTGTCCCGACGGATGGCTCCCTCATGTTCGCCTGCATGGCCTCGAACACCACGGGCGAGTTCTCTGGCAGCGACGTCACCGCGCTCCAAACCCTGTACGGCGCGCCGTAG
- a CDS encoding helix-turn-helix transcriptional regulator, with the protein MPAGHGARPRHLLSGLCRILGSDAAVCVREEDFRPDGTGAFKATVLAGWGDDRLSAVESLQRMGSGCNPAIRSLMEHRPVPGGVVTAMRRELVGDRAWYSAPYVEHHLLPTGLDDSVYSGRWSELPGVVQGIGVHRARGGRPFDAEDRELLHLFHSECWALLGPAEHGEGHTPDARLAPRERQTLALILEGLGDKEIAARMGISRFTVNQYTKSLYKCFGVRSRAALIALVLGQRPRGRA; encoded by the coding sequence TTGCCGGCTGGACACGGGGCGCGTCCTCGGCACCTGCTCTCCGGGCTGTGTCGCATCCTCGGGTCGGATGCGGCGGTCTGCGTCAGGGAAGAGGACTTCAGGCCGGATGGCACTGGCGCCTTCAAGGCCACCGTCCTCGCTGGGTGGGGTGATGACAGGTTGTCCGCGGTGGAGTCGCTCCAGCGGATGGGCAGTGGCTGCAATCCCGCCATCCGCTCATTGATGGAGCACCGTCCGGTCCCGGGGGGCGTCGTCACGGCGATGCGCCGGGAGTTGGTGGGAGACCGCGCGTGGTACTCCGCGCCGTATGTCGAACATCACCTGCTGCCGACGGGGCTCGATGACTCGGTGTACTCGGGGCGGTGGTCGGAACTGCCGGGCGTGGTGCAGGGCATCGGCGTCCACCGGGCGCGGGGCGGGCGGCCCTTCGACGCGGAGGACCGCGAGCTGTTGCACCTGTTCCACTCCGAATGCTGGGCCTTGCTCGGTCCAGCGGAGCATGGCGAGGGTCACACCCCGGACGCCAGGCTCGCCCCTCGGGAACGGCAGACCCTGGCGCTGATCCTCGAGGGGCTCGGGGACAAGGAGATCGCGGCGCGGATGGGAATCAGTCGCTTCACCGTGAATCAATACACGAAGTCTCTCTACAAGTGTTTCGGAGTCCGGTCCCGGGCGGCGCTCATCGCGCTGGTGCTCGGCCAGCGGCCGAGGGGAAGGGCTTGA
- a CDS encoding class I SAM-dependent methyltransferase gives MAHDHASHRHHPMPLGFGPERAAHYDAQAAVNLAGFSAVYELGASALTARLAGRDAASLLFVGLGTGAELVPYTRFGVPGWHFTGVEPSDAMLAVARSRLESEGLLPRTRLHLGELRTLPSGPPFDGAQMMGVLHHVEGEASRLALLEEVARRLMPGAPLVVGCRVGMDPELSTVEVQRLRAFGVSEEDLERRRKHLAELRPIESDAALFTMLAKAGFVAPRTLFVSLQFKVFLVRLEPGPEKAS, from the coding sequence ATGGCCCACGACCACGCTTCCCATCGCCACCATCCCATGCCCCTGGGCTTCGGGCCCGAGCGGGCCGCCCACTATGACGCCCAGGCAGCCGTCAACCTCGCTGGCTTCTCCGCCGTGTACGAGCTGGGCGCCAGCGCGCTGACGGCCCGCCTCGCGGGCCGGGACGCCGCGTCACTGCTCTTCGTGGGGCTGGGGACGGGGGCGGAGCTGGTGCCCTACACGCGCTTCGGCGTGCCGGGCTGGCACTTCACCGGGGTCGAGCCCTCCGACGCGATGCTCGCCGTCGCCCGGTCGCGCCTGGAGTCCGAGGGGTTGCTCCCACGCACGCGGTTGCACCTGGGGGAGCTGCGGACCCTGCCCTCGGGCCCGCCGTTCGATGGCGCCCAGATGATGGGCGTCCTCCACCACGTGGAAGGGGAGGCGTCCCGCCTCGCGCTGCTCGAGGAGGTCGCCCGGAGACTGATGCCTGGCGCTCCCCTGGTCGTGGGATGCCGCGTCGGCATGGACCCCGAGCTGTCGACTGTGGAGGTGCAGCGCCTGCGCGCGTTCGGCGTGTCGGAGGAGGACCTGGAGCGACGCCGCAAGCACCTGGCGGAGCTGCGGCCCATCGAGTCCGACGCCGCCCTGTTCACGATGCTCGCGAAGGCAGGGTTCGTGGCGCCACGAACCCTCTTCGTCTCGCTCCAGTTCAAGGTCTTCCTCGTCCGCCTCGAGCCGGGCCCAGAGAAGGCGTCCTAG